Below is a genomic region from Roseovarius arcticus.
TTCATCTTTAACTATAACCGCCGCGAACGAGACTATCAGAACACCAACGATCCTGGTCTCTTTGACAATCTGATCAACGATTACACACTGACCGCCCTCTTGCGCCTGTCTCCGGTCCTGCAGGGGAACGTTCGCGTCAGATATACCGACTACACGGCCGAGGATGTGCCCGGGACAGATCGTCAGACCACAACACTAACCACTGGCGTGACGTATGATGCCTCGGCAGTGACCAAGGTCGATGCAAGTGTCGGCGTGACACAGGTCGACGAAACACTCAGTGCCGTACCTTCAAACACGACCGACGAAGACTTCGTCGCCTCCTTTGCCGTGACGCGTGATATGCCGAATGGCACAGCCACCGCACTGATCGACCGGACCTTTGGCACCAATGGCGACCGCACAAATGCCACTGTTGGGCGGGCACTTCTGCTTCCGACTGGTACGCTCGATTTCAATATCGGCGCATCCTATGGCGCCTCTGGGAACACGACGGCGATCGGGGATATCACGTATGTTCACACGCTACCTAGTTCGCAGGTCACCGCATCGCTCCGGCGCCAGGTAGGCACCAGCACTCAGAGTGTGGAAACAAAGCAGACGCTGGCCAGTCTCGATTATGACTATCTCATAAATCCGCTTTCAAGCGTCACGCTTGGCGTCGCGTACGTCGATCAGCAAAACGAAGGCTCCGGCTCCACCAACCGCCGCCAGCGGTCCAACTTCAACGCTGCCTATAACCGTGTGCTGACAGAGAACTGGAGCATGACGGTCGGATATCAGTACAGCTATAACGACGACAACGGACCGGGCACCGCTGATAGTAATGCCGTTTATGTGACCTTGGGTCGGCAGTTTCTCCTAAAGCCCTGATTTAGCAGCGTTTAAGGCAACACCTAGACCGGATAGCGCGCCGCACTACATAAGGTGGCTCGGGGATAGGCCGTATCCGGCTTGACCCCGCAGCGCTTTTCATATCACGGTGCAGGCTTCTCATCCCGACCAAAGAGCTCGACAATGCAGAGTAACAGCACAGTTTCCGCGCCCATGCGGCACGCCCTGCCTGGGTTAAATGTTTCCGGATTGGCGCTGTTTTTGCTTTTGCTGGCTGGATCAGTGCCGATCTTCTGGATCGGGCTCGTTTCGCTGGGCGAGGCGTGGAGCACGCCGGAATACAGTCACGGGCCGATCATACTGGTGGTGTCACTCTATCTTTTTCTGCGCGAGTTGCGACACGCACCCTTGCCTCGGCCGGATATAACTGACCGCTGGCCCGGCGTGGCCGTGATCGCACTGTCACTGGTGGTTGCCTTGCTGGGCAACCTTGCCCGCATTCCTGATATTGTTACCTATGCGATGATTATCTGGGTCGGCGGCGTCGTATTGACTGTCTTTGGCTGGGAACGTGGCCGCCAGCATCAGCTGCCAGTGCTGCATCTGGTGTTCATGCTGCCCCTGCCGCAATTTGTCTATTGGAAGCTGACGATCCTGCTGCAGTGGGTATCGTCGGAAATCGGCGTCTGGTTCGTCCAATTGGCCGGCGTTGCCGTGTTCATTGAAGGCAACATTATTGATCTCGGCGTATACAAGCTTCAGGTGGCCGAGGCCTGCTCAGGGCTCCAGTACCTGTTCCCGATCCTCAGCTTTTCCTACTTGTTTGCGATCCTTTATCGCGGGCCGATGTGGCACAAGGCGGTCCTGTTGTTGTCGGCAGCGCCGATAACGGTCCTGATGAATTCCTTCCGGATCGGCGTGATCGGCGTGTTGGTTGACCGGTACGGTATCGAACAGGCCGAAGGCTTCATGCATTTCTTTGAGGGCTGGGTGATTTTCGTGCTGTGCGTGGCCATCCTGTTTGGAGTGGCCATCGGATTACAGCGACTGACGCGCGAGCCAAAGAGCCTGGCAGAAGTAATCGACCTCGATTTTCAGGGCTTTGGCCATATTGGTGGGCGTGTCTTTGGAATTCTGCCTGCGCGGGCGCTCGCTGCCGCAGCGCTGCTGACCGTCGCGGTCTCGGCAGTCTGGGTGCTGAAAGCAAGTCCTGAGGTCGAGCGCGTTGAACGCGATCCCTTCGCGATTTTCCCGCGCCAAATCGGCGAATGGTCGGGATCGACCGCCCGGCTAGACCCGCAAGTGGAGCGCACGCTGGGCGCGAGCGACTACCTCAACGCCAGTTTCATCAACACCGGGTCTGGCGATGTCGTGAACATCTTTGTCGCTTTCTATGACAAGCAAACCGACGGTGACGGCATCCATTCGCCCGAAGTGTGCCTGCCCGTCGGAGGCTGGGAGATTTTCCGCCTAGAGCCATATACCCTTACCCCCGGCGACACGCCCTACGGCAGGTTCACAGTGAACCGGGCGATCATCCAGAAAGAGCTGTCCAAGCAGCTGGTCTACTACTGGTTTGAGCAACGCGGCAAACGCATGGTCAATGACTTTCGCGCGAAGCTGAGCGTCGTCGTCGACGGCTTCACCATGGGACGCACCGACGGCGCGCTTGTGCGTTTCGTTACTCCGATTTTACCGGGTGAAACCGACGCGGATGCCGACGCAAGGCTCCAAGGCTTCATGGATGATGCACTGGATCGTCTACCCCGTTTCGTCCCGGAGTAGAGCTTTTCAACCCTTCCAGGCCTTTTGGTAGGCTGCGATCAGCGCTGGCACCTGATAGGGCCACGCCATCTCAGCCTCGACCCGCTCAAGTCCATAGCGCCCCATCTGGGCGCGGCGGGCGTCGTCCGCCAGCAACTCGGCTATTTTCTCGGCCATATCCACCGGATCGTTAGGGCGGGCGTAAAGCGATGCATCCTGCGCCGAATATCGCCCTTCGGTCACGTCGAACTGCACGATAGGCTTTTCAAACGCCATGTATTCCAAGATTTTGTTCATGGTGGATTTGTCATTCATCTCGTTCACCCGGTCCG
It encodes:
- the xrtD gene encoding VPLPA-CTERM-specific exosortase XrtD, whose amino-acid sequence is MQSNSTVSAPMRHALPGLNVSGLALFLLLLAGSVPIFWIGLVSLGEAWSTPEYSHGPIILVVSLYLFLRELRHAPLPRPDITDRWPGVAVIALSLVVALLGNLARIPDIVTYAMIIWVGGVVLTVFGWERGRQHQLPVLHLVFMLPLPQFVYWKLTILLQWVSSEIGVWFVQLAGVAVFIEGNIIDLGVYKLQVAEACSGLQYLFPILSFSYLFAILYRGPMWHKAVLLLSAAPITVLMNSFRIGVIGVLVDRYGIEQAEGFMHFFEGWVIFVLCVAILFGVAIGLQRLTREPKSLAEVIDLDFQGFGHIGGRVFGILPARALAAAALLTVAVSAVWVLKASPEVERVERDPFAIFPRQIGEWSGSTARLDPQVERTLGASDYLNASFINTGSGDVVNIFVAFYDKQTDGDGIHSPEVCLPVGGWEIFRLEPYTLTPGDTPYGRFTVNRAIIQKELSKQLVYYWFEQRGKRMVNDFRAKLSVVVDGFTMGRTDGALVRFVTPILPGETDADADARLQGFMDDALDRLPRFVPE